One stretch of Lytechinus variegatus isolate NC3 chromosome 17, Lvar_3.0, whole genome shotgun sequence DNA includes these proteins:
- the LOC121430623 gene encoding somatostatin receptor type 3-like, translating to MSEKTALSDVTISTVYTVMGLLGVIGNTLVLVVIIVVRDLHDVANVLIGNQSLIDLLTSLLLLASFVAPLPSIPTNNPILARFLCAFWHSKYPFWSLIVASSLNLTLMTLERYYALVFPLHYHSRTKSTKLACLVALPWLSGFAYQQYLAWFSKVEQNQCHLFLFPNIASRTGLTFGATILELFLPTIVIIYVYIAVYIRLKITMTEQFKDSGKSGGSQVTSSDTSAPNTNSRIRARRNVLKMMLIVSACFVICWLPNQIIYWLYVFGLNIDLTGLIYTLSVFIAFGNMWINPFIYSFQYRRFQKGLRQVFCRWKRGKEAKRSTTTPSTISLAV from the coding sequence ATGAGTGAGAAAACAGCTCTGAGTGATGTTACAATTTCGACAGTTTATACTGTGATGGGATTATTGGGCGTCATTGGTAATACTCTCGTTCttgtcgtcatcatcgtcgtaCGCGATCTGCACGATGTCGCTAATGTCTTGATCGGTAATCAATCTCTGATTGATCTCTTGACATCGCTCCTACTCCTGGCCAGCTTCGTTGCTCCTCTACCATCTATTCCAACCAACAACCCAATCCTTGCCCGGTTCCTATGCGCATTTTGGCACTCCAAGTATCCGTTCTGGTCTCTGATCGTCGCTAGTTCACTCAATCTAACATTAATGACACTCGAGCGGTACTATGCTCTCGTATTCCCTCTTCATTACCATAGTAGAACCAAATCAACGAAGTTGGCCTGTCTTGTAGCTCTACCATGGTTATCGGGATTTGCCTATCAGCAGTACCTAGCCTGGTTCTCGAAGGTAGAACAGAACCAGTGCCATCTGTTTCTTTTCCCGAACATTGCATCAAGGACTGGCCTTACGTTTGGAGCTACGATCCTGGAGTTATTTCTCCCGACCATCGTtattatttatgtatacatAGCTGTTTACATAAGGCTGAAGATTACAATGACAGAACAATTCAAGGATAGTGGAAAGTCTGGAGGATCTCAGGTGACTTCTTCAGATACGTCAGCTCCCAACACTAACAGTCGTATTCGTGCCAGAAGGAATGTCCTAAAGATGATGTTGATTGTGTCTGCTTGTTTTGTCATTTGCTGGTTACCAAACCAGATAATATACTGGTTGTATGTTTTTGGACTCAACATCGATCTGACTGGATTGATCTATACACTGTCGGTTTTCATTGCTTTCGGTAATATGTGGATCAACCCCTTCATATATTCCTTTCAATATCGACGATTTCAAAAAGGACTGAGGCAGGTTTTCTGCCGgtggaaaaggggaaaagaagcAAAGAGATCAACAACTACCCCGAGTACTATTTCTCTTGCTGTGTGA
- the LOC121430624 gene encoding galanin receptor 2b-like: MSGEGMEANSSNSTAEGQVKDQAISVLTTTIYIVMGLLGVVGNTLVLVVIIVVRDLHDVANVLIGNQSLIDLLTSLLLLASFVAPLPSIPTNNPILARFLCAFWHSKYPFWSLIVASSLNLTLMTLERYYAIVFPLHYHSRTKSTKLACLVALPWLSGFAYQQNLMWFSQMDNDSCNLFQFPNNETRTGFAFGAMFLELVLPIAVMAFVYTSLTRKLRSTMEEKFNKRTKENPRLTSESKTRKAGRVDHRRTARRNIIKVMLTVSLFFIICWTPNQVLYMAFCFGYNLNFNGFLYTFSVFIAFGNMWINPFIYSFQYRRFQKGLRKVFCRWRKEKRSNKPMAVSNTLSATL; the protein is encoded by the coding sequence ATGTCTGGAGAAGGGATGGAAGCCAACAGTTCTAATTCTACTGCTGAAGGTCAAGTTAAAGATCAAGCTATCTCTGTCCTTACAACTACCATCTACATTGTGATGGGATTATTGGGCGTCGTTGGTAATACTCTCGTTCttgtcgtcatcatcgtcgtaCGCGATCTCCACGATGTCGCTAATGTCTTGATCGGTAATCAATCTCTGATTGATCTCTTGACATCGCTCCTTCTCCTGGCCAGCTTCGTTGCTCCTCTACCATCTATTCCAACCAACAACCCAATCCTTGCCCGGTTCCTATGCGCGTTTTGGCACTCCAAGTATCCGTTCTGGTCTCTAATCGTCGCTAGTTCACTCAATCTAACATTAATGACACTGGAGCGGTACTATGCTATCGTATTCCCTCTTCATTACCATAGTAGAACCAAATCAACGAAGTTGGCCTGTCTTGTAGCTCTACCATGGTTGTCTGGATTCGCCTATCAGCAAAACCTGATGTGGTTCTCGCAGATGGACAAtgacagttgcaatttattccaATTCCCAAACAATGAGACGAGAACCGGTTTCGCTTTTGGTGCAATGTTTTTAGAACTGGTCTTACCAATTGCAGTAATGGCATTCGTGTACACTTCGTTGACCAGAAAGTTGAGATCGACCATggaagaaaaattcaacaagaggACCAAGGAAAATCCTAGATTAACCTCAGAATCGAAAACAAGGAAAGCTGGACGTGTGGACCATCGACGTACTGCCagaagaaatatcattaaagtAATGCTGACAGTGTCTCTTTTCTTTATCATCTGTTGGACCCCGAACCAAGTGCTTTATATGGCCTTTTGTTTTGGTTACAACTTGAACTTTAACGGTTTCCTTTACACATTCTCCGTCTTTATTGCTTTCGGCAATATGTGGATCAATCCGTTTATCTATTCCTTTCAATATCGAAGATTTCAAAAAGGATTGAGGAAGGTCTTCTGTCGGTGGCGTAAAGAAAAGAGGTCCAACAAACCAATGGCCGTTTCAAATACACTTTCAGCAACTCTTTGA
- the LOC121431369 gene encoding ADP-ribose glycohydrolase OARD1-like, translating to MDKYLVKKSSSSTGSKVTKVEGKGQGDGESDEVEQAQMSKRRKTGSFILKEVKGDLFGAPQTESLAHCISADVRMGKGIATIFKKKFGGVQDLLAQGVKPGGVAVLQREQRFIYYMVTKEKFWHKPTYKSLQDSLHSMAEHCKKNGIKALSMPRIGCGLDGLKWDEVKKQISKTFQDMDIMVTIYTL from the exons ATGGATAAGTATCTGGTCAAGAAGAGTTCTTCATCaacagggtcaaaggtcaccaAAGTTGAGGGCAAAGGTCAAGGGGATGGAGAATCTGATGAGGTGGAGCAGGCCCAGATGAGCAAG AGACGAAAAACAGGATCATTTATCTTGAAAGAAGTGAAAGGTGACCTTTTTGGTGCTCCTCAGACAGAGAGTTTGGCCCATTGTATTAGTGCAGATGTGAGGATGGGCAAGGGTATAGCAACCATCTTCAAGAAGAAGTTTGGAGGAGTTCAAGATCTTCTTGCTCAAG GAGTAAAGCCTGGAGGAGTAGCAGTTCTGCAGAGAGAACAGAGGTTTATTTATTACATG GTGACCAAAGAGAAGTTCTGGCACAAGCCCACTTACAAATCCCTCCAAGACTCTCTCCATTCTATGGCAGAACACTGCAAGAAAAATGGGATTAAAGCTCTCTCTATGCCTCGTATTGGTTGTGGATTAGATGGATTGAAATGGGATGAAGTCAAGAAGCAAATCTCCAAGACCTTTCAAGATATGGACATCATGGTAACCATTTACACACTCTGA